From the genome of Salvelinus namaycush isolate Seneca chromosome 1, SaNama_1.0, whole genome shotgun sequence:
AGAAACATTACCAAACCCCCAGAGGAGAACACTTTTCAAAACtaaaaaatgtcagaaattgtctGTAGACTGCCTAATCTGAATGATATTGTGTCCGTTCAAAGCAATCAATTCTAAGGCAACACAATGGGTCTGGTATTAAAACATGTCCACATATCTGATTAGCATTTCTGGTTCAGGTTTTCCATAAAAAATACTGATCTTACTTCATAGAAAATGGCAGAAAACTAAATTTATGCACAGAATTAGTATTCAAAGTCAAAATTGAGTGAATTTATGCACTGCATAGCAATGCCCTTTTCCCTTCCCAGAAGTCCATGCATCACTGTGCCAGTTACCATGGGTATGCACTTGATAGTGTTGCTACTAACAATGTTTAATTTCTTCAGTTAACAAAACAAAAAGATAGCACCAAACTCCCATTGTGAACATTTGCATTTTCCTTTATACAGTTTGAAATATATGTATGGTTATTTACACATGAAGCAAGTTGAGGCCTTCCAAAAGAAATACAGGGGAAAAATTGAATGCAAAAAGAAATTCTTGGAATAATTTTTAAAGAATGGAATACTGTGCAATATGTCTGCCCTTACAGAAAAAAAGCAGTGGCATCTATCCCTGCAATTGGTTTAATTGAAATCAAAATGAGAGAAGAAAAATAGATCCATTTTGATTACTTCCATTACTTTTTACATGATTCATTGCATCACTCAAAATGGAACATTTatcttaaaaaaacaaaaaacaaatcacAACCACGTTATGTTGACTGTTCAAGAGTCCTTATGAAAATGGTAGCAGTTCGAGACACTAAACAAACCAACAAATGCACAAATCCAAGTGTCTCCTTAACAATTATATTACATTTACCGTTCACTTAAAATGGTACCGTCCTGCCCATGTAGTCTGTCTAACACAAGGGCAGCATAATACCTGTGTAGTTTATTCCAGTTCTCCATGGCTCCCCTTAACCTCCCATGAAATCAGTTTCATTGGCTTTAGTAGAGGTCAACTTCCACTTCAAATTCCATGTACCAACAAGTCTTAGTCTGCCACAAGTGGATGGGATATAACACAGATCCCGGTGATGCTCCAGTAGCCAGTAAAGAGTTGACTATCCCCCTATCAGTGTGTGGGGTATCCAGTGGCTCCCATACCGGCCTGGTTTGCTAACGTACTCCCATTCAATCCCTGTGTAGCTTCCATAACCCCACCGTTACTGAGGGCACTCACACCTGTCCACCCAGCACTGGCCGGTAAGTGACTGCAAACGGGAAAGAGAGAAAACGCCAGCAAGTTAGAAAAGAGGCGGCGACAGGGGCAAGACAGAGGCTTtgtctcaaatggtaccctattccctttatagtacacaACATTTGTCCAGGGACCAGGTAAAAAGTAGTGGACTTATATAGGGGAtattgtgccatttgggacacaaccatagAACACACCAAACTGAGCAAGAGCCAGCTGAGGAGAGGATGAAATAACAAAGGTCAGGGTGTGTCGGAGGATAAACCAAAATCTAAGACAGCAGAGAATATGGTAGGAATTGAAAATGGTAGGAATTGAAAATGGTAACAGGGCGAAGATATGGTACTTGTGGGTATGCGGACAGAGCATAGGCTCGGTGTATAGAATTAGTCACAATCCACTGCGGTGGAGATTTacttaaaataaatacatgtctTTTGACTCCTCACATCCCAAACAAAGCTGCTGAAATTGGTCAATGTTGCAGAGCGCGGCTGAAGCAGGACCATCTGCATTTAAATTTGGCCGTGGAGTTGAATTTCACACTTTTTCCCTGAATCCTGTACCACTGCAAAGGGAAAAACATTTATAATTTCATGCCTAAACCCCATTCATGACTTTTGTTATTCCTAGTCAAATCTTTAGCAACATCCATTATGCAACAAATACCTGAATGGAAAAGTTAGCAATTTGGTCAGTCAGCACATTGTGTATTGAAAACAGTAACAGATAAGCTCAATATAGTAACAAGTAGGAGAACATGTAGCTCAGGCTGAGATTTATTTTAGGATTAAACTTCAAATATTGTTCATGGTAGCCTACTATATCATAATATTTTCATGGGCTCTCAAACAAAATCAGACATTTACATACAAATAAAATGTAAGCACAGTGCCACTGTAAAATATTCACATCCCTTGATTTATTTCACATTGTTGTTACAACCttaattaaaaatggattaaatggattacttttttacccatctacacacaatacaccataatgacaagttgaaaacatgtttttagaattttttgcaaatgtatagaaaatattgcatttacataagtattcacacccctttgctatgacacttcaaatagatagaattgtgatgaggcctATATCCGGGGAAGGGTATAAAGCAATTTCTacagtgttgaaagtttccaagagcacagtggtctccattattgggaaattgaaaaaaacAGACTCTGGCTAGAGTTCGCCGTCTGACCAAACGGTCAAGGACCTTAGTctgggaggtaaccaagaacccaatgacgactgacagaactacagatctccttggctgagatggaagAACCTGCCACGACAACAGTCTCCACAGCACTTccccaatctgggctttatgggagtaaCCCGACAGAAGCCAGTCCCGAGAAAAATGCACGACTGGAGATTGCAAAAAGGCATGTGAAGAGAGATCATAAACCCGACAGAAGACTTTGTGGTCTGAAGAGACAAAaattggcctgaatgcaaagcgtcatgtctggagaaaaccaggcagaGCTCATTACCCGACTCACACCATCAATACCGTGAAGGatggtgggggcagcatcatgcaATGGGGGACACTTTTCAGCGGCAGGACCTGGgagcaatgttccctcaaaaaGATTtcagcactgagcaaatttcaggtctgttGAAGGAAAACTTCAAAGTTGTGAAAATTCTGGTGCACGTTTAATGTGAACAGAGGCTGTAGCCGCTTTAAGTTAAAACTAAGTGTTCAAGTAGGCTTCCGTGGCTATTTGATTATAATGTAAGCCTACCATAAACAAtggaaaatgcatcccataacattttaacatggaaatagctgttctattgTTCAGCCTatagtagcagccaatgtgtggtgttcaatgtagaccTACATTCCATAACTTTGGGGAAAAAAACATGCACGGCTAGACATTAAACCTGTTCATCCACTATTCCTTCAGACAAGGTGGTGACTGAAAatgtgtttgatgcaagaaaccactttacaaaataaaacgCATCATTATTTCCATACCATTaatacagagaatcagacaaattatgccaTCCTCTGCCAAATTGGcaacttagcttattcaagccggtctcaaaatacaacaatgACCCTTTAAGACAAAAGAAAAGTCCTTTACCTGACTCGTTTTTCAAAGATGACTAGAAACGGACGTTTTGTGCTCTCGTAGGAAGCAATAAATCTCCCATTGCTGACTACATATTATCTAGAACttggctaataactcactaacaaaggatatgaacaaatgtgcacgtcgctacatgtagctctcgctttgatctcaaaaaaGGGCATTTACTCACGACCGCACATGCTGTTAACAGTCCAGTTCCAAGAGAacggcacagatccatatatggtaATAATCTATTTTCATATAGCCCTACTGCAGCAGATTGGTTATGGCGCAGCGGCCTGTGTAGATTACGGGCCTGAGTTGTGCCTGttaatgcaatagaatcctactccaatgtGTTCAGCcaacaacaaaatctcttgcatagttcgctttgtttcagtatgttgcattgaaagtggctaatagcgttgattcgatcacaattcccacagtaaaagGAAATGTtgagtgttaacagggaaaactcccTAAAGTTGAGTTAAGTTTAATCTGGTGCTTTTTTGTGCAGGCAGATATTTTTTCTGTGTGGCAGTCCCGGGGGAGGGAACATCAACTGgaaaggatagagggaacaattaatggagccaaatacaggcaaatcgccgatgagaacctgcttcagagtgcaaacaacTTTTAACTGTGGCGAAGAtttgttccaacaggacaatgaccctaagcatataGCCAAAGCAACTCTGGAATggtttcagaacaagaatgttattgagtggcccagccaaagcccagacttgaatcccattgaaaatctgttgAATGACTTGAAGATTGCGGTTCACcgccgctccccatctaacttaagcgcttgagaaaatctgcaaggaatgGGCAAAAGACAAACCCAAGACAACTCAGCTGTAATtgatgccaaaggtgtttctacaaagtagagactcaggggtgtgaacacttatgtaaattggatttctgtatttcaatgaattagctttatttttcatatttaaaaaagaaaatgtgcataaacattatagggtattgtgtgtagatggttgagagAAAAAGCGtattcaattttgaattcaggctgtaacataatgtggaataagtcaaggggtatgaatacttcatGAAGGCAATATATAATTGCAATTTCTATACAAGGACTtctatttccaaaactaaaactTTCAACAAATGAATGGTTCATTAgattagattttaaaaaacaatcaTATTACATAACTGCTGTGATATACAAGCAGTTAAAACAGGATTATTGTCTTATGCAGCACTCAAACCCCATTATCAATTTGAGACAAGAAAATGACTAGTGATATTTCAAATGTAGCTATAATCTAAACAAATTCATACTACACCCCATTTCTAGTAGCAATGTACTTAAACTCTTcaggagaaaaaaatatattcaaATTTGGATGGCAAATGAAAGTTcatacagcaacaacaaaacaaaaaatatgcATGAAGTAACAAAAGATGACATGGCacaacaaaaaaatgaataaagTGGATGTAACAATGGCACAATAAAATGATGTATCCCTCTGCACTGGGAGAAGCTTCAGAGGGCAGGAGGTCCCGTTTGTGTTTCAACAATCCCACTTTACTCACTGTCTGGGACTATTTAGTTCATTGAGTAGACACTCATATCGGGGACAAGCCCAATTCAACCCAGAACTGTGGCCATTTTGAAAGTCCAAAAAGGGCATTCATTAGTgctcattttattttttttaaatggatgaAAATGCTGTTATCTTGACCAATAAATCAAATCAACCAGATTTTTTTTATGTGTTTTGTCATTGTCCTCGTAAGCTGGATACGGTGGCGAGGGGAGGTTGAAGGACATTATGGCTCCTTCCTTCTCCTGGCCAGAGCTGCAGGCAACTGAGCTGGAGCCTAGCTGCCCTTGGGAAGCCCAAGGAAACTCAAAAGACTCAGCTGCAGCCCTGGTTGCTGGAAGAGAAGGGAGCCCTGCTGATGTCCGTATGTACTTACTTAAAACCCTGCTGGTTCCAGGCCTGGGCCTGGCCGTAAACCCCATAGGTGGGTACCTGCCACCCATTGGGGACGTACTGGCCAATCTGCTGGGCATTGCCGTACCACTGGGCATACTGGCCGTAGGGCTGGGCCGCAAAGCCCACTTTGTTCTGTCATAGGGGAGAGATGACAACAGTGTAAGAGTGTGTGTTTAAGTGGTGTCGATAAGGGGGAAGCCTCTGGATGTGGTTTCATACCTGGGGAACTTGTTGCACCTGCTGCATAGGACTCATCATGTCTGTGGTCTCTTTACCCCAATAACACTTCACCATATGGCCCTCTATCGAAGTCCCATTCACAGACACAATGGCATGGGCTGCTCCCTCGTGAGAGGTAAACCTGCACAAAGGAGAGGCGTCAAAATACCGATTGCAAGGTACTGAGAAACATACGCAGAAATTATATTTCACGGATACTAAATGTTTGTCAGAGGTCTGTTTAGTGATTTGATCATGACATACCGCACAAAAGAGTATCCTTTGTCTGGGAACACACGGATTTCCATGATTTGTCCAAAGGGGGAGAATGTCTGTCTCATCAATTGTTCTAGAAAAAAGGAGGGAGACACGTCAAAGACCTGTGTttgtttctctcacacacacacacacactagaaagtGACCACTTCAATAACAGACTACTGACCTGTTAGACCGGTGCCGACTCCTCCACAGTACACAGTGCAGTTACTGGGGCTGGACTGGTTCACAACCTCATCAAAGGACAGATGCTTCGTGTTTGCTTTTGGAAACAGGGGAATTTAGAGTGACTAAATGCATTGCCATTCAACAAAAGAGGATCCGAGGGACATAAAATATAGTAAAATGTATATCATTTTTATCTGCACTTAACCAGTTTTAGAGGACAAAAtagatgtaaaaaaaattatggtAAGATAAAACCAACCATTTCTACTCAATGGCAAATTGGCTGGAAAGCCTATCTTGTCTGGACTCACTTTCATAGGTGGTTTTAGGAGCAGGGGGCTTTCTAGTGGCCCAGTTGGTCCTGATCTGTCTTCCACCTAGCCATTGACCACCCATCTGCTGAATGGCGTTCTCTGCATCCTGTTGGTAGCAACAGATATATTAAATCACATGACCCAGCGACACACCCAAATACCAAAGGATAATGTTATGACTACATATACAGGAACCCCTTCAGTTATGAGTTATGACTAAATCCTCTATGGAAGTGATTTCATCCAGCTATAACGCTTACCCACTTGTTGAAGAAAGAGACAAAGCCATAGCCTTTAGACTTCCCTGTCGCCACATCTTTGACCACGCGAGCATCCCTGAGGAGAAACACACTATTTACTCAATATGAAGGAGTAATGTAACCATACAAACTACTGTCTGATATGTCCTAAAGAGTAATGTGTTATATCAAGCCAtccaatgtattattattattattaactcaTGAGTGACTTACTAATCTTGTGAGATCGACAGAGCACATAAACATTAATGAGGTACTTACGATATCCTCCCAAATGGACCAAAGGCCGCTTTTACATCATCTGTGGTGATTTCGGGGCTGAGGTCTCCGACAAAGACATGGAAATGATCTGTTGGGAGGACAGGAGATACGACTACTGTGACTCCTTGCTGAAAGCAGCACTTTCTGAAGAAATCAAGAATTGCCTTGTTTTTATTTCGAGGGGGGAGGGGCTTTATGGTCTTCCACACCATAGAGATATGGAAGTCTCCGGATAACAGCATCTGCTAATtgactaaaatgtcaatttaAAATTACCACATTCTCAGAGGAACCCTCACTAAGGTTTTCTATGGAACTGACTGAAAAGGTAGCTAGGCACTTACTGCTTGTGTCTTTTTTCTGACTGCTTGGCGTTGTGGCCCAGTTGACTTTAACCTCCtaaagagagaagggaagagagaaaaCAAGCCAGGTAGGGTACGTTTATGTCATTTAGATACAGTATTACTACCTCAGTTTGTGTGGTGCTTTGTGTGTGAAAGAAATGAGCCAGCCATGACCAAACACAGTGTGAATCTCTGAATGCAGTGATGAGCAGAAAACAGAACACCTGAGCACTCAAACTGGAACATAAACAACGGAATAAAAGGTCCAAGTAACAAAGGACTTACAAACCAGTGACATTATCAACTTGTATTACTCTTCAAATGGTCCTTCATTACCTGTTGAGGATAACATAATTTGCACTGAATATATTTCTGCTGAGGTTAGGACCTATATTTGTTGTAAAGCTGTGGGTCTGGAAAAGGTACAGAAATTGTTTTAGTTGGCTATTGCACAGCTACTGTGGATTCCTTTGGATAAGGAAAGGGCCCATTTCCCTTGAAAAGATAGTGGTTTTCCAAAATAAAACAGTGATCGGTCAAGAACATATTTTAAATCTCTAAGCTATAGTCAAATCAACCACTAAGAGAGAATGCACTTGATGTCCATACAACAGACCTAGCCCACTCCATATCTGAAGAAACGGAATCAGACATTATACATGGACATGTCAGGTAATCAGCATTGCAACCAACTATGCAGGTTATGTCATTATTTTAAATCAGATCACACATCTATTAGTCTCATTTACTCTGGGGATGTACTTACTGCTGGACGGGAAATCGAAATAAGCCATCCTCACTTTACAAAGCAATTCATAACTTTGCCATTTCAACTTCGGTGAGATAGTCGCTGCCGACTCAGATAATGCTCTCATAATTTAGGCCTACTGGTTGGTCAAACTTCTGCAACAACCCACCCATCCCAACTCACCCTTTAGATACGATAGCTTACCTTACCCATAATTTTACGTCCATTCATGGCAGCCAGTGATGCGGCAGCATGCCTGTGCTCATAGAACTCCACAAAGCAGTATGGGTCATTGCCTGCAGTCTGTAAGAGGACAACAAGAGTTAGGCTACAAAGAGTCCAAAGCATTGTctgtcaaccacatgtacatatCAGACAGTTAACATCACCATAAACATCTTTCGATTAAGAGTGAACGTTTTAACAAAATTGGGATAGTTAACAAAAAATCCCTAACCGAAAACAAATGCTGTAAGGTTAGATATACACCTTTCAAATTATTTTCCACAAATATAAAGCACTCTGCACGTCCGATGTTAAGTTGGGAAAATGTCCTGTATGGCAATACATTTTGGCGGTGAAATGTAAACTTTGTTACGTGGAACAGAGGCACAGTAATGGTAGCAATATTTAACCATCTGAAAAGGGTGAGAGCCAAACCGTTGCTAGCAGCAGCACAGGCCCCCAACAGACAAGACAGCTTCGCACAAAATAAGTGCGATAAGGTACGGAGTGAGAATATCACAGCTCTGACTACATAAATGATTGCAGTTCAAATGCAGCCATTGTCAATGGTTGAGGGTGTTGGCTTCAATACCCGATGGCATATCTAGAACAAGACTACAACATGGAATGTGGAAAAACCATGATGGCCTGGGTAGAGAAATCGTATCACGATTGCTCTGCAAGAACAAAGCATGAGCTCTCAAACCCCATAGGTGGCGTTAAGAAGAGATTGTTGGACATCTGAACGTGCTGTCATACATCATTGCAATGAGTCAATTACATTGATGATCAATTATATTGATGAGAAGTGGGACTTGAATTCGCTTGTACTGACCACTAAAAACATTGAGAAGCACACAGCCATAGAGATTAAGgacacatctgtggcattctAGCATCTGTAAAAtcatgggcagtgccattgaggccatAGCCCATAGGAaaccccacccagttgactactttgcAGGGGTTGGAACCGAAATGATCAttgttctccccccccccccattacacTGTTACGACCAGCAAAATAAAAATTCTGAACTAGTTCAAACCCAAAAAAAGCACTGGTTTATATCATTCCCttgtaaacatgttttttttttacatttagttcgacattaaattacttcaATCAGTGAGGATAGAACAGCTTGCTATATAGCAGGTAAGCTATTTTATCTGTGTAGGAAAAGTAGTTAAAAGCTAAATTGTATTTTGCCAAAAGAGAATGGTTTAATCATATTGAAAGACAAATGCACTGTGCTGCCAGTCACTATAGACAGACCAGTTTAGGGCGTGATATGAGACATTTTATGGGTGGAAAGAAAGCGAGAGGGTGGAGGAGGCTTGGCGAGCATCTTGTTATGAGATGcctgggcatcttgttatgagatgcctgggcatcttgttatgagatgcctgggcatcttgttatgagGCCCATAGAATTATACCTAAGGAGGAGCGGCTTGTATGGGAGAACTTTGAATGTCTGATGGCTTAACGTTGGACCAGACAAACAATAggtagctaacaagcttgtgtgtgccgAGCAACACGagttaaaaacacatcttaccttCTTGTAGTTagtaaatccaatgtgaaacgtgatatAGTATCATTAACTAGGATTAAACATTTTAAACAATTCTCTAATTAAACATCTCCCTAATTTCTGGATCACACTTGTAACATAAGTAGGGAAAGTAGCCTACAAACACACTGACAAAGATCGAGCTGGAAGGCAGGTGCTGGAATATGTTTGAATAACGGAGTGAAGACTTTGCATAGGTGCTTTGTTGCGATTTCTGTGGGACTGGGAGGAGAAAAGAAATGCCCGAAACCATAAAAGaacgttattaaccggttcccatacttttaaaataacagttctgttccgggaacagtatagatcacacTTTCGTTTGATTCTGTCCCTAAAATGATTGTTATTTTCTGGTATTCGGTCTGGTTCCGTGAACCAGTTCCAAACCCTGTtactttgactactttaaaatggaggaAGCATGGTGGAAGCCCTCCATAGAGCCCCACGGTGGAGGGAGGTGTCATAacacccataaaacctagcagtcaaacagggaaatatTTCCAATCGTTTTCCCACTACTCATTTTTCCCATAGATTTAATAAACGCTTAAAATAAGGACTGTGTTTTgagtaggcttaccctggcgtgccGTTTTGATAATCATGTAAatctcagacaaggtgacttatcaatataaTTTGGCTCTATTTACTTAGATccaaaatgctaattagcatcaaagtagacatcatgcaagactacaaatccctgcaagctcctgcacgtcatctctagctggcacctttgctaacaggtacaTTTAAAGAAATGCAACCAATTTAATAATTACTATTACCTTTGCCTTGTTCGGAAGTCTCGTCCATATCATTTGTAGTTCTTTacgatagccacattagcagctaattagcctTTAATTTTTTGGGAGGTAAATACAGGTGAGTATATTGATAAGCCACCTAGTCCGGAGAAAGatgtacataaactcagcaaaagaaacgtccctttttcaggaccctgtcattCAACGATAATTTGTAAAACCCAAAtatcttcacagatcttcattgtaaagggtttaaacactgtttcccatgcttgttcaatgaaccatacaccattaatgaacatgcacctgtggaacggtcgttaagacactaacagctgacagacggtaggcaattaaggtcacagttatgaaaacttagggcactaaagaggcctttctacggactctgaaaaacacaaaaaaagaaagatacccagggtccctgctcatctgcgtgaacgtgccttaggcatgctgcaaggaggcatgaggtctgcagatgtggccagggcaataaattgcattgtacgcctaagacaacgctacaaggagacaggacggacagctgatcgtcctcgcagtggcagaccacgtgtaacaacacctgcacaggatcggaacatccgaacatcacacctgcgggacaagtacaggatggcaacagttacaccaggaactgcccgagttacaccaggaacgcacaatccctccatcggtgctcaagccacaataggctgagagaggctggactgagggcttgtaggcttgttgtaaggcaggtcctcaccagacatcaccggcaacaacgtaggcacaaacacaccgtcgctggaccagacaggactggcaaaaagtgctcttcactgacgaattgcggttttgtctcaccctgggtgatggtcggattcgcgtttatcgtcgaaggaatgagcattagactgaggcctgtactctggagcgggatcgatttggagggtccgtcatggtctggggcggtgtctcacagcatcatcggactgagcttgttgtcattgcaggcaatctcaacgctgtgcgttacagggaagacatcctcctccctcatgtggcacccttcctgcaggctcatcctgacatgaccctccagcatgacaatgccaccagccatactgctcattctgtgcgtgatatcctgcaagacaagaatgtcagtgttctgccatggccagcgaagtgcccgtatctcaattccattgagcacgtctgggacctggtGGATAGGAGGGTGAGggccagggccattccccccagaaatgtccgggaacttgcaggtgccttggtggaagagtggggtaacatctcacagcaagaactggcaaatctggtgcagtccatgaggagatgcactgcagtacttaatgcagctggtggccacaccagatactgacgtttacttttgattttgacacccctttgttcagggacacattattcaatttctgttagtcacatgtctgtggaacttgttcagtttgtgtcttAGTTGTtcaatcttgttatgttcatacaaatatttacacgttaagatTACTGAAAATAAACGccgttgacagtgagaggatgttgtttttttgctgagtttagtcatcaaaacatcacgccagggtaagcctagacaaaacacagcccttaagtgtttctaaaatcccttaTTGGAAAAATTAAATGGTTGAAAAACTATTGGaatcatttccctgtttgactgctaggttatGGGTATCATGACTCACACTGTCATACTTATGGCACTGCCCATGCCAAAAcagccttttggccactagaggcctctatcattctctaagCACACAGCAGAGAACCTAAAATGGAATAACCTTTTAACGTGcaagttccaaatatctctaacagtTCCCCGGCGAGATTCTTTATGCGATGTCaaaatgcactcactgttccaaaattcGATTGTtatgcaacaggacagttaacctcCACTTCAcctagaagtagcccatttcactgtgGTGGGCAATTTAAGTTTGGCTCATAGTAATGTCTcagacaaacttctctcttcgatGAGAGCCCAAGCACTTCCCCAGGTCAAGTATGCATTTTCCGATTAGTGCCTGCATTGCTTTCATTGTCATTTTCCTTactaataactttggacatgatTGCATTCCTAGCTAAGTGCCTAATTATGCTATCATTAGTGTATGTATATCGTGTTGTTTCTTCTGTAGCACACTGTATGTATGGTGCATAATGTATACTGCATGCACTTCTTTATAGCCACGTACACATATGGTACTAATTTCATAACCtatatggtgttatactcaattgCGCTC
Proteins encoded in this window:
- the LOC120039548 gene encoding nucleolysin TIA-1-like, which encodes MMMMMDDEQPKTLYVGNLSRDVTEPLILQVFTQIGPCKSCKMIVDTAGNDPYCFVEFYEHRHAAASLAAMNGRKIMGKEVKVNWATTPSSQKKDTSNHFHVFVGDLSPEITTDDVKAAFGPFGRISDARVVKDVATGKSKGYGFVSFFNKWDAENAIQQMGGQWLGGRQIRTNWATRKPPAPKTTYETNTKHLSFDEVVNQSSPSNCTVYCGGVGTGLTEQLMRQTFSPFGQIMEIRVFPDKGYSFVRFTSHEGAAHAIVSVNGTSIEGHMVKCYWGKETTDMMSPMQQVQQVPQNKVGFAAQPYGQYAQWYGNAQQIGQYVPNGWQVPTYGVYGQAQAWNQQGFNHLPASAGWTGVSALSNGGVMEATQGLNGSTLANQAGMGATGYPTH